One window of the Rosa rugosa chromosome 3, drRosRugo1.1, whole genome shotgun sequence genome contains the following:
- the LOC133740753 gene encoding thaumatin-like protein 1 produces the protein MDNLILSLLLLLVTSKGVSGATFTFVNRCDYTVWPGILANANSPRLDSTGFELPRQTARTFQAPTGWSGRFWGRTGCTFDGSGSGSCQTGDCGSGTVECNGAGAAPPATLAEFTLGTGGQDFYDVSLVDGYNLPVFVEGTGGSGQCASTGCSTDLNLQCPTELRSEDGSACKSACEAFGSPEYCCSGAYGSPSTCRPSVYSEMFKAACPKSYSYAYDDATSTFTCTGADYTVTFCPSSPSQKSSRDSTPTTGGATSQDGVAGADPGFTYSGSTAGSVPGTGSVPVTGSGGSGSGEAMLADGSWLAGLAMGDSPRALCPSTLMTLSTLFIILSYIVL, from the exons atggacaacTTAATTCTCAGCCTCCTTCTCTTACTGGTCACCTCCAAAG GCGTTTCCGGTGCTACATTCACCTTCGTCAACAGATGTGACTACACAGTCTGGCCCGGGATTCTCGCAAATGCAAACAGTCCTAGGCTCGACAGCACAGGATTCGAGCTCCCAAGACAAACTGCCAGAACATTCCAAGCCCCGACCGGCTGGTCCGGCCGTTTCTGGGGCCGAACCGGCTGCACTTTCGACGGATCCGGGTCCGGGTCATGCCAAACCGGCGACTGCGGCTCCGGCACCGTGGAATGCAACGGCGCCGGAGCCGCCCCGCCGGCTACTCTAGCCGAGTTCACCCTCGGCACCGGCGGGCAGGACTTCTATGACGTCAGCCTCGTCGACGGGTACAACTTGCCCGTTTTCGTGGAAGGGACTGGCGGGTCGGGTCAGTGCGCTTCCACCGGGTGCTCCACGGATCTGAACCTGCAGTGCCCGACTGAGCTGAGGAGCGAGGACGGGAGCGCGTGCAAGAGCGCGTGTGAGGCGTTTGGGAGCCCTGAGTACTGCTGTAGCGGCGCGTATGGCTCACCCTCGACTTGTCGGCCGTCGGTTTACTCCGAGATGTTTAAGGCTGCTTGTCCCAAGTCGTATAGCTACGCGTACGACGACGCTACGAGTACGTTTACGTGCACCGGAGCTGATTATACGGTGACGTTTTGCCCTTCATCTCCAAG TCAGAAATCTTCTAGAGATTCAACACCAACGACAGGAGGAGCAACTTCACAAGATGGGGTTGCTGGGGCAGACCCGGGGTTCACTTATTCGGGTTCAACTGCAGGGTCGGTTCCGGGTACCGGGTCGGTTCCGGTTACTGGGTCAGGAGGTTCTGGATCTGGTGAGGCAATGCTGGCAGATGGGTCATGGTTAGCTGGTTTAGCCATGGGAGACTCACCAAGGGCATTGTGTCCCTCAACCCTAATGACTTTATCAACTTTATTTATTATCTTGTCCTATATTGTCTTGTAG